The genomic segment AGCCGTTACGTCCACAAGGGGCTCACCAGCTCCGATGTGCTCGACACGGCGCTGGCCCTGCAGCTGCGCGACGCGACGGACCTCCTGCTGGAGGGGGTGGACCGGCTGCTAGCGGCGACGCGGGTGCGCGCGCTCGAGCACAAAGACACGCTCATGATCGGGCGCAGCCACGGGATCCACGCGGAGCCGGTGACCTTCGGCCTCGTCATGGCGCAGTGGCACGAGGAGATGCAGCGTGCGCGCGTTCGCCTCCTACACGCCCGAGACGAGATCGCCGTCGGCAAGCTCTCGGGTGCCGTCGGCACCTTCGCCCAGACCCCTGCCGAGTATGAGGTGCGGGTCATGGCGCGGCTCGGGCTGGCGCCAGAGCCCGTGAGCACCCAGGGTGGACAGCGTGACCGTCACGCCGCTTATTTCTCGACCCTGGCCGTCGTGGCGGCCTCCCTCGAGAAATTCGCCGTGCAGGTCCGTCACTGGCAGCGCACCGAGGTCTTGGAGGCCGAGGAGCGCTTCTCCCGCGGTCAGAAGGGCTCGAGCGCGATGCCCCACAAGCGCAACCCTGTGCTCAGCGAGAACGTCTGTGGCCTCGCGCGGCTCGTGAGGGGCCACGCGCTCGCGGCGCTCGAGAGCGTGGCGCTCTGGCACGAGCGCGACATCAGCCACTCCTCGGTGGAGCGCATCATTCTTCCCGACAGCACGATTCTGGTGGACTACATGCTGGGCAAGCTGATCGACCTCATGGATGGGTGGGTCGTCTATCCCGAGCGGATGAAGGAAAACCTCGACCGGTCACACGGCCTTGTCTTCAGCGAACACGTCATGCTCGCGCTGATCCGCACGGGAATCACGCGCGAGGAGGCCTATGCCCGCGTTCAGGGGCCGGCGATGGCGACCTGGAACGAAGGCGGCGATTTTCAGGAGCGCCTGCTGCGCGACCCGCAGGTGGGCGGGGTGCTCGGGGAGGCGGCGCTGGCGCGCTGCTTCGACCTGGAGGAGCATTTCAAAAACGTAGACGCCATATTTTCAAGGGTATTCGGGGAGGGTTCCCCTTAGCCATTTTCGCTCCCCCCTATGGTAGTATCACCACTCCCCAGGGGGGAGATTCATATTTTCCAGGCACGGGAGAGCGGCGAATGGAACAAAGAGAAAAGCTCTACGAGGGCAAGGCCAAGATCCTCTATGCGACGGATGACTCGGCCCTTCTGATTCAGTACTTCAAGGACGACGCCACCGCCTTCAACGCCAAAAAGCGCGGCTCCA from the bacterium genome contains:
- the purB gene encoding adenylosuccinate lyase produces the protein SRYVHKGLTSSDVLDTALALQLRDATDLLLEGVDRLLAATRVRALEHKDTLMIGRSHGIHAEPVTFGLVMAQWHEEMQRARVRLLHARDEIAVGKLSGAVGTFAQTPAEYEVRVMARLGLAPEPVSTQGGQRDRHAAYFSTLAVVAASLEKFAVQVRHWQRTEVLEAEERFSRGQKGSSAMPHKRNPVLSENVCGLARLVRGHALAALESVALWHERDISHSSVERIILPDSTILVDYMLGKLIDLMDGWVVYPERMKENLDRSHGLVFSEHVMLALIRTGITREEAYARVQGPAMATWNEGGDFQERLLRDPQVGGVLGEAALARCFDLEEHFKNVDAIFSRVFGEGSP